From the Mycobacterium sp. DL592 genome, the window GACGCTGGTCACCCAGCAACGACCGAGCCGGCTGGTGGTCTGTCTAGACCTGGACTGGCGCCCCCAGTTCCGGGTCGACGCGATCCCGTCGTACAAGGCGCACCGCGTGGCGCAGGAGAGCCCCGACGACGAGCCTGACGTGGAAGAGGTTCCCGACGAGCTGAGCCCGCAGGTCGACATGATCATGGCGTTGCTCGACGCGTTCGGGATCGCCGCTGCCGGGGCCCCGGGCTTCGAGGCCGACGACGTGCTGGGCACCCTGGCCGCCGCCGAACGCCAGCACCGCGCCGTCGTCGTCAGCGGCGACCGCGACCTGCTTCAGCTGGTCGCCGACGACCCGGTCGAGATCCGGGTGCTGTATCTGGGCCGGGGGCTGTCCAACGCGGTGATGTTCGGGCCGGCCGAGGTCGCCGAGAAGTACGGCGTGCCCGCACATCGGGCCGGGCCCGCGTACGCCGAACTCGCGCTGCTGCGCGGCGACCCGTCCGACGGCCTGCCCGGGGTGCCCGGTGTCGGCGAGAAGACCGCCGCCACCCTGCTGTCCCAGTACGGCTCACTCGAGGGCATCCTGGCGGCCGCACACGACCCGAAGTCCAAGCTCTCCAAGGCATTTCGGGCCAAGATCCTGGCCGCCACCGACTACATCGAGGCGGCCGGCCCGGTGGTGGCGGTGGCCCGCGACGCCCCGGTGGAGTTCTCCACCGCCGACGACACGCTGCCGCTCTCGGCTGCCGACCCGGCTCGGGTGGCGGAGCTGGCGGAGGCCTACGGGGTGAGCTCATCGATCGCACGACTGCAGAAAGCCCTGGACTCGCTGCCCGGATGACGGCGCGTCGGAATCACGTCGATGAAAACCATGGCCGCAGATGGCAGGCGGTACTGCGGATATGGGCGGCCCGGCCGCGCCCGCTGATTGCCTAGTGTCCGTGTTATGTCGATCAAGCTGCACTGGTTTCTGCCCACCTACGGCGACAGCCGACTGATCGTCGGGGGTGGCCACGGCACGCCGGCCGGAGCAGCCCACAGTGACCGGGACGCCTCGATCGACTACCTCGCCTCGATCGTGCGCGGGGCGGAGACGTTCGGTTTCACCGGCGCTCTCATTCCGACCGGGGCCTGGTGCGAGGACGCGTTCATCACCGCCGCCCTGCTCGCCCGGGAGACCACGTCGCTGGCATTCCTGGTGGCATTCCGGCCCGGCCTGGTCAGTCCCACGCTGTCAGCCCAGATGGCCGCCACGTTCGCCCGGCACGCCCCGGGTCGCATCCTGCTCAACGTGGTCGTCGGCGGAGAAGCACACGAGCAGCGGGCCTTCGGCGACCATCTCGACAAGGACGCCCGGTACGCGCGTGCCGACGAATTCCTCGACATCGTCAACCGGCTCTGGCGCGGCGAGACGGTCACCACGCAGGGCGACTACGTCAGTGTCGAGGAAGCCAGCCTCGCCACCCTGCCGAACCCCGTTCCGCCGCTGTACTTCGGCGGCAGTTCGGCCGCGGCGGGCCCGATCGCTGCGCGCCATGCCGACGTCTACCTGACCTGGGGTGAACCACCGGCCGCCGTGGCCGAGAAGGTGGAGTGGATCCGCAAGCTCGCCGCCGACGAGGGCCGCACCGTCCGTTTCGGGATCCGGCTGCACACCATCTCGCGTGACGAGGCGAGTGAAGCCTGGTCGCAGGCCGACAAGCTGGTGGCGGCCCTCGACGAGGAAACCGTGCGGTCAGCGCAGGCCGGGTTGCGGCGCAGTCAGTCCGAGGGCCAGCGCCGGATGCTCGCGCTGCACGAGGCCAACCGCTCCGACGGGTCCTGGCATGACGCCCGCAGTCTGGAGATCGCGCCGAACCTGTGGGCCGGCGTCGGGCTGGTCCGCGGCGGAGCCGGAACCGCATTGGTGGGCAGCCACACCGACGTGGCCGACCGGATCGCCGAGTACGCCGAGATCGGGATCGACGAGTTCATCTTCTCGGGCTACCCGCATCTGGAGGAGCTGTTCTGGTTCGGCGAAGGCGTGGTCCCTATCCTGCGCGAGCGCGGCCTGTTCGACGGGCCTGCCACCCAGGCCGCACCGGCGTCGATCCCCTTCGTGGGCGCCGCCCGTTGATCCCGCGCTACCGGGCTTCCAGACGGGCCCGCACCGCGGCCAGGCGCTGCCGAAGTTCGGCCTCGTCGATGAGCCCGCGGGCCATCAGGGAGTGCGCCAGCGACACCAACTGGCTCTCCGGATACGGCAGGTCGGCGTAGCGGGTGGCCGACAGCTCGTCTTCCTCGTCGCGGCGCTGCTTGAAGTCGAGATCAGTTGTGTTGCAAGACTTGTCGAGCACGTCACACAGGCCGTCGAGGCTGGTCTTCCAGGGCGGCAGCGGGTTCTCCACGCCGTACTTGGCGGCCATCACCGGCCAGGTCTGCCTGCGCTGCACGATCTCGTCGAGGACGACGAAGTCTTCGTCGCTCATGACTCGACGACCGGACGCACGGCCGGGCGCGCGGTCGTGTACACGTTGGAGGTGACGCCCGGCTTGGGCAGCGCCACCCCGATCAGGCAGTCGCGGGTGAGGATCTCGGCCAGCTGATCCTCGGTCCAGCCGTCGGTGCCTTCCGGGCGCACCGGCATCACCATGAAGCGGTGCTTCTGGTTGGAGTCCTCCACCCGCACCTCGACGCCGTCGGGCAGCTGTAACCCGAACTCGGACAACACCTGTCGCGGCCAGCGCACCAGACGACGCCGGTAGTTCGGGGTGCGGTACCACTCCGGGGAGTTGCCGAGGATCGGCCGCGGGTAGCACGAACACAACGCGCAGACGATCACGTTATGCAACATGGGTGTGTCCTCGAGAACCTTGAACGCCACGAAGTCACTCGGCGTGCCGAACCCGGTCGGGTCCAGCCAGTCCACCCCGACCTCCTTGGCCGCAGCGACCGCGTCGGTCAGCGCGAGCTTCTTGAACTCTGGGTCCAGCCAGGCCTTGGCCACCAGCCGGGCAGCCGGGGTGGGCCCGATCTGCTCGGCGTACTCGGTGAAGACGCGATGCTCGGCGGCGGTGAAAAGTCCCTTCTCGACGCACAATTCGCGCAGCGCGATCTCCAGGACCTCGAAGTCGGTGATCTCGTCGACCATGGGTTTGACGGTCCGGTCGTGGTCGTGGTCGTGGTCGTGGTCGTGCCCGTGATCAGACATCAGAGTGGTGAACTCCTTCTCAAAGGGCTTGCAGCCAGCGTTCGGGGATTTCGGTCTGCAGGGTGTCGGTGTCGGGCCCGGTGTAGGTGTCCCACAGGTCGGCCTGCCGGAACCGCACGATGTAGAACCATTCCGGGGCGGCGTCCTCACGGTCCCACGCCTCGTCCTCGGGTGCGGGGCTCTCGTAGGTGACCTCGGCGATCACACCGCGGGCGCCGCGGCAGTACTCCGGGGTGCGGGTGTAGAACATGGCGGGCAGGTCGCGCACCACGACGTCGTCGCCGACCTTGAACTTTGCCGGACCGGCCTTGCCGGCATAGATCTGCGGATCACCGATACCGACCGCCGCGCGATGATGCTTGTTGCGCTTGACTTTCGAGCCGTCGCCTTCGAACTTCGGCTCGGCGTCGGGCAGCCGGCCGGCCAGCCCGCCGGCGTAGCGGGCCTGCACCTCGACCAGCCGATCGGTGAGCTCACCCCAGCTGATGTAGCCCTTCTCGATGAGCAGCCGGCCCACGGACCACAGCCAGCGGCTGTAATACGGCAGACCGAGATAGATGGGACGGCCGACGTCGACATTGCCGATCCGGCGGCGCTCCTCGGAGACCCAGATCCCCCGCCAGCCGAGAACCTCGCAGAGCACATAGGTCATCAATTCCCATTGCTCTTCTTCTTTGTTCTCGTACGGCAGCGGCACCTGCAGCTCGCCGCCGACATCGTGCACCGTCTTCTGGTAGGCCCAGTAGTGGGCGCTGTCCACCTCGTCGGGCATCGGCCACTCGGACACTTCCGGGAAGGTCGCCTTGAGCCGGGAAATCAGCGCCAACTGTTCCGCACGCTCCGCCGCACTGCTCATGCACTAGGACGCTAGCACCGCACAGCAACACCGACGTGAAATTGAGACAGCCCGATGTGGCGATGGCGCACAGCGCAATTCGGCGGCAGAAGCGTCAATTCACCGGGTGTTCACCCGCCGCCGGGCGGCTACTCCCGCCGATGACGCCGCCGAGCGGCACTCCCGCCGATGACGCCGCCGAGCGGCTATTTGGGCCGACCGACCTCGTACGTGCCCTTGTCGTCCTGGAACGTCACCGTCACCTGACGCTTGGTGCCGTCGATGCTGACCTCACAGGTGAAGGTGTCACCCTTCTTGACCGTCGGGTTCTGGCCGTTGTTGCACTTGACGTCCTTGACGTTCTTGGCAC encodes:
- a CDS encoding thiocyanate hydrolase; amino-acid sequence: MSDEDFVVLDEIVQRRQTWPVMAAKYGVENPLPPWKTSLDGLCDVLDKSCNTTDLDFKQRRDEEDELSATRYADLPYPESQLVSLAHSLMARGLIDEAELRQRLAAVRARLEAR
- a CDS encoding LLM class flavin-dependent oxidoreductase, which produces MSIKLHWFLPTYGDSRLIVGGGHGTPAGAAHSDRDASIDYLASIVRGAETFGFTGALIPTGAWCEDAFITAALLARETTSLAFLVAFRPGLVSPTLSAQMAATFARHAPGRILLNVVVGGEAHEQRAFGDHLDKDARYARADEFLDIVNRLWRGETVTTQGDYVSVEEASLATLPNPVPPLYFGGSSAAAGPIAARHADVYLTWGEPPAAVAEKVEWIRKLAADEGRTVRFGIRLHTISRDEASEAWSQADKLVAALDEETVRSAQAGLRRSQSEGQRRMLALHEANRSDGSWHDARSLEIAPNLWAGVGLVRGGAGTALVGSHTDVADRIAEYAEIGIDEFIFSGYPHLEELFWFGEGVVPILRERGLFDGPATQAAPASIPFVGAAR
- the scnC gene encoding thiocyanate hydrolase subunit gamma; the protein is MSDHGHDHDHDHDHDRTVKPMVDEITDFEVLEIALRELCVEKGLFTAAEHRVFTEYAEQIGPTPAARLVAKAWLDPEFKKLALTDAVAAAKEVGVDWLDPTGFGTPSDFVAFKVLEDTPMLHNVIVCALCSCYPRPILGNSPEWYRTPNYRRRLVRWPRQVLSEFGLQLPDGVEVRVEDSNQKHRFMVMPVRPEGTDGWTEDQLAEILTRDCLIGVALPKPGVTSNVYTTARPAVRPVVES
- a CDS encoding SH3-like domain-containing protein gives rise to the protein MSSAAERAEQLALISRLKATFPEVSEWPMPDEVDSAHYWAYQKTVHDVGGELQVPLPYENKEEEQWELMTYVLCEVLGWRGIWVSEERRRIGNVDVGRPIYLGLPYYSRWLWSVGRLLIEKGYISWGELTDRLVEVQARYAGGLAGRLPDAEPKFEGDGSKVKRNKHHRAAVGIGDPQIYAGKAGPAKFKVGDDVVVRDLPAMFYTRTPEYCRGARGVIAEVTYESPAPEDEAWDREDAAPEWFYIVRFRQADLWDTYTGPDTDTLQTEIPERWLQAL
- a CDS encoding 5'-3' exonuclease; its protein translation is MWFRSFFGVPSSITAPDGRPVNAVRGFIDSVATLVTQQRPSRLVVCLDLDWRPQFRVDAIPSYKAHRVAQESPDDEPDVEEVPDELSPQVDMIMALLDAFGIAAAGAPGFEADDVLGTLAAAERQHRAVVVSGDRDLLQLVADDPVEIRVLYLGRGLSNAVMFGPAEVAEKYGVPAHRAGPAYAELALLRGDPSDGLPGVPGVGEKTAATLLSQYGSLEGILAAAHDPKSKLSKAFRAKILAATDYIEAAGPVVAVARDAPVEFSTADDTLPLSAADPARVAELAEAYGVSSSIARLQKALDSLPG